The Hordeum vulgare subsp. vulgare chromosome 7H, MorexV3_pseudomolecules_assembly, whole genome shotgun sequence DNA window AATTAGTACTCTTTGTGTTGGGGTTCATAAGACACTCACATATCTTAAGAATAACTTTGACCATTTAATCACCACAATCAAAATTAATATCAATGGTTTAAATTATTAGTTTCTTTGAATGTAAATCTAATGATATACGTTCTTAATTTTGAGATAGTTCTTAATTCTGAACGAGACGATAATAATAACAGTGCAacattttattttcattttttcactAGAAGGCAACAAGTTGATGCATAGAAAGTGTCCTCCTTTATTGGTATATAGAAGTACTTTTGTTTCCTTGTGTGTGTGAGGTCATCTCCAACAGCAACCCACAAATTTCCTTTCACGTCCTTCTACTAATAGAGGATCAATCCATGGACATGGATGCGGGAGGCCGCCATCCAACCCTATCATGTATACGTCCAACAGTAAATAAATATTCAAATGTACTTTGATCCACAATGCTTGCCGGATCGCATAACCGATCATAACcaaaaaaaataagaaactaTGATTAGTTTTTACATGCACAAATCCAAAAGAATATCCGGCCGACAGTCCATGTATTTGCGCTCCGCCGGACCAGCAATCTGAGTCATTTGCTCCCCAATCAAGGAGGTGTCGTAGCCACTGCGTAGGCAGCCTCCGCCTCCGAGTCCGCATCAACCCCTGTCGTGCCCTCATAGTCCGTCGCCACCAACACATCTTCCTGCCGCTGCAACATCTGGTAGCACATGGATTGGACAATCATTCTTGCATCGTCATCCAAAGAGTCGACATTCAAGGTCAACATTTCGCATTATCGGTGACCTTCACCATCTTTTCCTCGAGCGCGGTCTTCCTCTCTTAGATCATGGCCCTCCTCTCTTCGAGTTTCAGCTTCTAGTCCATCGCTTCCATCAACAATTTGAATCatctccccttcttctcctccttgatgtccGAGCACCTCACACATGCCTAGTCCTTCTTCGCCAAGATGTCTTCGTACCTCTCCGTCAGCTTGACCGCCGTACCTTATTGctttgccctctcctcctcccacttGTTTGCTTgaaaatttataatttttttgacGGTTCTTGGGTTGGGTCGGTAGGGTCACCTGTTTCTTCCTCATTGACCTGGACGGCGGTCTTGGCAATGAAAAGGTTCCACTTTCGTCGGCCATTCAACTTCAACCCACAATGCATGATGGTGAAGGACTTATTCTCCAACTTCTTGTACACCAGATAAGCACGAGTAGGCTATAAATTGTAACAAATTTCAACAATGCATATCGATCTAGTGAGCAAAAAATCATGTTCGTCTAGGGATCAACAAAACTAAAGCATATCCGGCTAGCAATCAACATACTTGCTCAGTGATTTGTGCACCACTAGGCCACCATGTGATGATATGCTTCAAGTGCCCTCAATACTTGGGCATGGCCTCTTGGATGTAATACCATCAATAATTGAGGGACTTCCATTCACGGTTGTGGATGAGCGCATCAGAGTAGGGCGTGAAATGCTTGTGTTCATGGAATAATATGTGAATATTGCTCCAAAAGGTTCCTTATTCTCCATGCCATAGAATAGATCAATGCTAGTGGCCAACCATGCATCACACAACAGCTCGTCACCCCGTATGTTGAAGATTTCTCCTCCATCCTTCGACTTTGGATCGCCGGGTGTATCATCCGAATCATCGTCAttgctgtcctcctcctccccccttcggctatTGCTCTCCAGCAGCAATACTGATGTTGCCATGTGCCATCATCTGTTTGGGTGTAGGATTGCTGCATGGCCGTCTGGGTGTAGGACTATTGCTGCTGGTAGTTGCCGCCGGGTGGGATCCGAGTCTTCCGCATGCTTGTCCTCGTAGCCCCCTCCTGCTCCCTTGCCTGCATCGTGGATGATGTCGAGCATCTCCTTGTCCTGTTGTATGCCAGCTCCCCCGCTCTAGGTATTGTAGTGACCATCATGCAGATACCCATATGCTCCCCAGCAGTCGTCCGGCCCGGACAAGCTGCGGCGACAAATACTCGAAGAAGAGCGGGGCCACGTTAACGTTGATGATGTAATTAAGGCACCATATCGGTGGGGGTTCTAAGCTGCTTCGCATCGTAGTAGTACGGAGGCTTGTAAGGCTCTAGCCACGGCACCACCGTCTGTACTGTAGGCGCACCCGTCCGGCGGCGTCCTCCATGGCAGCGTCGTTTGCCACAACCTCCACGCCCATCGCCATCACCAGGCCCACCGACGTCCAACCATTGCGGGCTTTGCTTTGATGCACCTTCGGGGGCTCCATCTCCGACGGTTTCATACGTCGGCggcggaaggaaggagagggtgaGGGAAAAGTGAGGGAATTGGATAGGGACCAATGGAAAATGAAAGGAGTCGATGATTTTGGCGTGGATATAGATATAGTGGATAGCAGCCTGTTGATATagttgtatttacttttgtttcctctCAGATATATAGATATACCAAGCCAATATTGATGCACGGGTTTGAAacgtcttttttttcttttctttttttgcatgGAAGAAAATGTCATGTGCATAAAAAAGCAAACAACAACTAGGGCGTACCTAATGCGCGAGACATGGCAAGCACCCCCTGTACGCGCAGCTGCCCGTCCTCGGTGCGCCGCACTTTGCCGCCCGCCGCGTCCGCCCGCGCCCTCTCGTCGGCCCGCTCCAGCTGCATCCACGCACCCATCATCAAGCTCAAATTTGTCCGGCCAGATGAGACCATACCATTCATGCATGACGCAGCTAATCTCACCTTGTGGTCctcggagaggggggcggcgttaCCGGCGCGGCAGAGCACGGCGCGGGAGTCGCCGCAGTTGGCGACGACGATGCTATCCCGGACCACGAGCGCCACCACGGCAGTGGACCCTACGATGGGCCATCCCGATTCCGACAGCCCCATCCCCAGTGCGTCCGCCCGCTCGAAGCTCCGCTTCAGCGCCGCCTCCCACGCACGACGCTCCGCCTCTTCGTCCTTCttctccgggtgctccttccggTAGGCCGTCGCCGCGCCGGCCAGCTCCTCGGCCAGTATGACGTGCATCTGGTCCCTGCACAGGGCCGATACCTGCACGCCAAGACGAAGCAAACACACGTGTAGGCTAGGGCATGGACGTGTCGACCACTAGacctggaggaggagagggaagagGAGGTTACGTACCTGGGGGCCGCCGTGGCCGtcgaagacggcaaagaagtgcaTGGGGGAGCCGTCGGCCCAGGCGCAGAAGAACGGGCGCAGCGACACGGCGTCCTCCATCCTCTTCCCGTGATCCTGTCCCCGCTCCGACGCGGACCCGAACGCGAGGGACcacactgccgccgccgccgccgctgcttcaGCTGGCAGCAGGGGCGCCGGCACCGCACCGGATCCCTCCCCTTCCTGGCCGCTGGTCAGGTACTCCTCCGAACCCTCTGAGGATGCGTTGTACCCGGACGACGGCG harbors:
- the LOC123408016 gene encoding probable protein phosphatase 2C 37 → MANAGVNNVPAAVELGADDPALASVEGEVESPPPSSGYNASSEGSEEYLTSGQEGEGSGAVPAPLLPAEAAAAAAAVWSLAFGSASERGQDHGKRMEDAVSLRPFFCAWADGSPMHFFAVFDGHGGPQVSALCRDQMHVILAEELAGAATAYRKEHPEKKDEEAERRAWEAALKRSFERADALGMGLSESGWPIVGSTAVVALVVRDSIVVANCGDSRAVLCRAGNAAPLSEDHKVRLAASCMNGMVSSGRTNLSLMMGAWMQLERADERARADAAGGKVRRTEDGQLRVQGVLAMSRALGTP